The following coding sequences lie in one Flavobacterium cyclinae genomic window:
- a CDS encoding CoA transferase subunit B — translation MALDKNQIAKRIAQEVKDGYYVNLGIGIPTLVANYVRTDISVEFQSENGVLGMGPFPFEGEEDADIINAGKQTITTLPGASFFDSAFSFGMIRAQKVDLTILGAMEVSENGDIANWKIPGKMVKGMGGAMDLVASAENIIVAMMHVNKAGESKILKRCTLPLTGVGCVKKVVTELAVLEITPRGFKLLETAPGVSVEDVIKATEAELIIEGDIPEMKID, via the coding sequence ATGGCATTAGATAAAAATCAAATCGCAAAAAGAATAGCACAAGAAGTAAAAGACGGTTACTATGTTAATTTAGGAATCGGAATCCCAACTTTAGTTGCCAATTATGTTCGTACCGATATTTCAGTTGAATTTCAATCTGAAAATGGGGTTTTAGGAATGGGACCTTTCCCTTTTGAAGGAGAAGAAGATGCGGATATCATAAACGCAGGAAAACAAACCATCACCACTTTACCAGGAGCCAGTTTCTTTGACTCAGCATTTAGTTTCGGAATGATTCGCGCTCAAAAAGTAGATTTAACGATTTTAGGAGCTATGGAAGTTTCTGAAAATGGTGATATTGCCAACTGGAAAATCCCAGGAAAAATGGTAAAAGGAATGGGTGGTGCTATGGATTTAGTAGCTTCGGCAGAAAATATTATCGTAGCTATGATGCACGTTAATAAAGCAGGAGAATCTAAAATTCTAAAAAGATGTACACTTCCATTAACAGGTGTTGGTTGTGTGAAAAAAGTAGTTACAGAATTAGCAGTTTTAGAAATTACTCCAAGAGGTTTCAAATTGTTAGAAACAGCACCAGGCGTTTCAGTTGAAGATGTTATTAAAGCAACAGAAGCAGAATTAATCATTGAAGGAGATATTCCTGAAATGAAAATCGATTAA
- a CDS encoding gliding motility lipoprotein GldH: MHLKKINFIITLFVIMFFVSCDKKQFFSEYKELDGTWKKADTLRFTFDQNDTVNPYHLFLNVRNNNDYPFSNMYLIVTMKEPGKNPTIKVDTLEYLMANPDGTLLGEGFSDIKESKLWYLENFKFKKAGKYNVEVVQAVRELGKVEGVAELKGITELGLRIEKIN; encoded by the coding sequence ATGCACCTAAAAAAGATTAATTTTATCATTACACTTTTTGTCATCATGTTTTTTGTTTCTTGTGACAAAAAGCAATTTTTTAGCGAATATAAAGAACTTGATGGTACATGGAAAAAAGCGGATACATTACGATTTACTTTTGATCAAAATGATACAGTAAATCCATATCATTTGTTTCTAAATGTTAGAAATAATAATGATTATCCTTTTAGCAATATGTACTTGATTGTAACTATGAAAGAACCGGGGAAAAACCCAACAATTAAAGTAGATACATTAGAATATCTTATGGCAAATCCAGATGGAACTTTGTTAGGTGAAGGTTTTTCAGACATTAAAGAAAGTAAATTGTGGTATTTAGAAAATTTCAAGTTCAAGAAAGCTGGAAAGTATAATGTGGAAGTAGTTCAGGCTGTAAGGGAACTAGGAAAAGTAGAGGGTGTAGCAGAATTAAAAGGGATTACAGAATTAGGATTAAGAATCGAAAAAATAAATTAG
- a CDS encoding class I SAM-dependent rRNA methyltransferase, translated as MSLPKVILKSGKEKSIQRRHPWIFSGAVYGVSREINDGEMVDVVDSKNNHLGTGYFSDKGSIVVRILTFGDETFSENFWNEKLQSAWKLRLKLLNLEVTNAFRVIHGEGDGIPGLIIDYYDKNWVIQAHSTGIFLQMAEIAKAIQINFSDFCETIYCKSSGTLPNRGTDYFLFGNKAEAVAKENNILFSVNWVEGQKTGFFLDQRENRKLLGEFSKGKKVLNTFCYTGGFSIYAMSAGAELVTSVDISQKAVDLAASNMELNFPNANHKAVADDVFNFMKENHQIYDVIVLDPPAFAKSIKSKHTATQAYKRLNIAGLKALAPNGILFTFSCSQVIDDVLFYNTVAAAAIETGRNIRVLHKLEQGPDHPTNIYHPEGHYLKGLVLFVE; from the coding sequence ATGAGCTTACCAAAAGTAATTCTAAAATCAGGTAAAGAAAAATCTATTCAACGTCGTCATCCTTGGATTTTCAGTGGTGCGGTTTATGGCGTGAGTCGTGAAATTAATGATGGCGAAATGGTAGATGTAGTCGATTCGAAAAACAATCATTTAGGAACGGGATATTTCAGTGATAAAGGAAGTATCGTAGTTCGAATTTTGACTTTCGGCGATGAAACTTTTTCTGAGAATTTCTGGAATGAAAAATTGCAATCGGCTTGGAAGTTGCGATTGAAATTATTGAATTTAGAAGTTACGAATGCTTTTCGTGTAATTCACGGAGAAGGAGATGGAATTCCAGGATTAATCATTGACTATTACGATAAGAACTGGGTAATTCAAGCCCATTCTACTGGAATTTTTCTTCAAATGGCGGAAATTGCAAAAGCGATTCAAATCAATTTCTCAGATTTTTGCGAAACCATTTATTGTAAAAGTTCAGGAACTTTACCTAATAGAGGAACCGATTATTTCTTATTTGGAAATAAAGCAGAAGCGGTTGCGAAAGAGAACAACATTTTATTTTCGGTAAATTGGGTAGAAGGTCAAAAAACAGGTTTCTTCCTAGACCAACGTGAAAACCGAAAATTACTAGGCGAATTCTCAAAAGGTAAAAAAGTATTAAACACCTTTTGCTACACAGGCGGATTTTCAATTTACGCCATGAGCGCGGGAGCTGAGTTGGTAACTTCGGTAGATATTTCTCAAAAAGCGGTGGATTTGGCTGCTAGTAATATGGAATTGAATTTTCCAAACGCCAACCATAAAGCTGTAGCTGATGATGTATTCAACTTCATGAAAGAGAATCATCAAATTTATGATGTAATTGTCTTAGATCCACCCGCATTTGCAAAAAGCATCAAAAGTAAACACACCGCAACGCAAGCCTACAAACGTTTAAACATTGCAGGTTTAAAAGCTTTAGCTCCAAACGGAATTTTATTCACGTTCTCGTGCTCTCAAGTCATTGACGATGTTTTATTTTACAATACAGTTGCCGCAGCAGCCATAGAAACCGGAAGAAACATCAGAGTTTTACACAAATTAGAACAAGGACCCGATCACCCAACGAATATTTACCATCCCGAAGGTCATTATTTAAAAGGATTGGTGTTGTTTGTAGAGTAG
- a CDS encoding ferredoxin, which yields MVVVTLQRDKCIGCNYCVEMAPAQFQMSKKDGKSVLIKSVDSKGFHSLKSPDHTIVENCELAAKACPVHIITVKET from the coding sequence ATGGTTGTTGTTACGCTTCAAAGAGACAAATGTATTGGTTGTAATTATTGTGTAGAAATGGCACCTGCTCAATTCCAAATGTCTAAAAAAGACGGAAAATCAGTATTAATTAAATCGGTTGATTCAAAAGGATTTCACTCCTTAAAATCACCTGATCATACCATTGTTGAAAATTGTGAATTAGCAGCAAAAGCTTGTCCAGTCCATATTATTACTGTAAAGGAAACATAA
- a CDS encoding peptidase U32 family protein: MTTTGRIELMAPAGNFESLQAALDNGCDSVYFGVEQLNMRARATVNFVLDDLPEIARRCNEKNVRTYLTLNTIIYDHDLSIVKTLLTKAKEAGITAVIASDQAVIMTARTMGMEVHISTQLNVTNIETVKFYAMFADTIVLSRELSLRQVKKITDDIEKEQIKGPSGNLVEIEIFGHGALCMAVSGKCYLSLHSHNSSANRGACKQNCRKKYTVIDQESGFEIEIDNEYMMSPKDLCTLDFLDQVIDSGIKVLKIEGRGRAADYVATVIKTYREAIDSYYEGTFTKEKIQTWMEALATVYNRGFWSGYYLGQKLGEWSDNPGSNATQKKVYVGKGMHYFPKSSIAEFKIEAYDIKKGDKILITGPSTGAQELILEDFFVNDVTSEKATKGDSCTLKVPFRIRLSDKMYKIVEN; the protein is encoded by the coding sequence ATGACAACTACAGGAAGAATTGAATTAATGGCGCCTGCCGGTAATTTCGAATCGCTTCAGGCGGCATTAGATAATGGTTGTGATTCTGTTTATTTTGGTGTCGAACAATTAAATATGCGCGCTCGAGCAACAGTAAATTTCGTTTTAGATGATTTACCAGAAATTGCGCGTCGTTGTAACGAAAAAAATGTTAGGACGTATCTAACTTTAAATACGATTATTTACGATCATGATTTATCGATTGTAAAAACACTTTTAACCAAAGCCAAAGAAGCAGGAATTACAGCCGTAATTGCCTCAGACCAAGCCGTTATTATGACGGCTCGCACTATGGGGATGGAAGTACACATTTCCACTCAATTGAATGTAACGAACATCGAAACTGTAAAATTCTATGCGATGTTTGCCGATACAATTGTATTATCTCGCGAGTTGAGTTTACGTCAAGTAAAGAAAATCACAGATGATATCGAAAAAGAACAAATCAAAGGGCCAAGCGGCAATTTAGTTGAGATTGAAATCTTTGGTCACGGCGCTTTGTGTATGGCCGTTTCTGGAAAATGTTATTTGAGTTTGCATTCGCATAATTCATCGGCAAATCGTGGTGCTTGCAAACAAAATTGTCGTAAAAAATACACGGTAATCGACCAAGAAAGTGGTTTTGAAATCGAAATCGATAACGAATACATGATGTCGCCAAAAGATTTATGTACGTTAGATTTTCTGGATCAAGTTATCGATTCTGGAATAAAAGTATTGAAAATTGAAGGTCGAGGAAGAGCCGCTGATTATGTGGCAACCGTTATCAAAACCTATCGCGAAGCAATTGATTCCTATTACGAAGGAACCTTCACTAAAGAAAAAATTCAAACTTGGATGGAAGCTTTGGCAACGGTTTACAATCGTGGCTTTTGGAGCGGTTATTATTTGGGACAAAAATTAGGCGAATGGTCTGATAATCCAGGTTCTAATGCGACTCAGAAAAAAGTGTACGTTGGAAAAGGTATGCATTATTTCCCAAAATCAAGCATCGCCGAATTCAAAATTGAAGCTTACGATATTAAAAAAGGCGATAAAATTTTAATTACAGGTCCATCAACAGGAGCGCAAGAATTAATTTTAGAAGATTTCTTTGTGAATGACGTAACTTCTGAAAAAGCAACCAAAGGCGATAGTTGCACTTTGAAAGTGCCGTTCCGCATTCGTTTGTCAGACAAAATGTATAAAATTGTAGAAAACTAA
- a CDS encoding transglycosylase domain-containing protein, with amino-acid sequence MATKKANTDDFSEYKRKFWQLFAYGFLGIILLFLFASWGFFGKMPSFDDLENPDSNVATEIISSDGVVIGKFFKENRTPVKYEELPQHLVKALVATEDERFYDHSGIDAKGTLRAVVRLGRDGGASTLTQQLAKNLFHGSDGSKFILFRVIQKVKEWIIAIRLERQYTKQEIIALYLNQVDFVNGAVGIRSAAKIYMNKEPKDLTIEESALFVGMLKNPSLYNPNRKKRAELVLNRRNTVLGQMVKNGVISETKKAELSKLPIKLDFRPESHAQGSATYFREYLRDYMKKWVKDHLKSDGTEYDLYRDGLKIYTTIDSKMQQYAEEAVYEHLKNLQKEFFKGKKDQENAPFVDITPEQTQNIMNQAMKNSERWRKMDLNGKTKEEIIKSFDVPAKMKIFTYDGEKDTIMTPKDSIIYYKHFLQTGMMAMEPRTGHIKAWVGGVNYKYFQYDHVGQGARQVGSTFKPFVYATVIEQLQMSPCDSIIDSYFTMPKGRWGIDADWSPKNSDGNYRGTITLQKALANSVNTVSAKLIDRVGPQAVVDMAKELGITSKIPVQPSIALGAVDITVEEMVGAMSTFANQGVYVKPSFIIKIEDKNGVVLDQPIPVTKDVVNKDVAFAVVKLMEGVTQSGTGSRLKWGGAGFRNYDYSFGNPIAGKTGTSQNNSDGWFIGMVPNLATGIWVGNEDRAAHFKSTHYGQGATMALPIWGIFMKKCYADSDLDVSKDPFERPDDLKIKVDCWTPKKVVDSTAVPTDEPDMNEFGI; translated from the coding sequence ATGGCTACTAAAAAAGCAAATACAGACGATTTTTCTGAGTATAAAAGAAAGTTTTGGCAACTATTTGCCTATGGTTTTTTAGGGATAATTTTATTATTCTTATTTGCTTCATGGGGATTTTTTGGAAAAATGCCTTCATTTGATGATTTAGAAAATCCAGACTCTAATGTGGCAACTGAAATCATCTCTTCTGACGGAGTTGTTATTGGAAAATTTTTCAAAGAAAATAGAACTCCAGTAAAATATGAAGAGTTACCACAACATTTAGTAAAAGCTCTTGTAGCAACTGAAGACGAACGTTTTTACGATCATTCGGGTATTGATGCAAAAGGTACATTACGTGCAGTAGTAAGACTTGGTAGAGATGGAGGAGCAAGTACATTAACCCAACAATTAGCAAAAAATCTATTTCATGGAAGTGATGGGTCAAAATTTATTCTTTTTAGGGTAATTCAAAAAGTAAAGGAATGGATTATTGCAATTCGCTTGGAACGTCAGTATACGAAACAAGAAATTATTGCACTTTATTTAAATCAAGTAGATTTTGTAAATGGTGCAGTTGGAATTCGTTCGGCAGCTAAAATCTACATGAATAAAGAACCAAAAGATTTAACAATTGAGGAATCGGCTTTGTTTGTAGGAATGTTAAAAAATCCTTCGTTATATAATCCTAATCGTAAAAAACGCGCAGAATTGGTTCTAAATCGTAGAAATACAGTTTTAGGGCAAATGGTAAAAAATGGCGTTATTTCTGAAACAAAAAAAGCAGAATTAAGCAAACTACCTATTAAATTAGATTTTAGACCTGAAAGTCACGCACAAGGAAGCGCAACTTACTTTAGAGAATATCTAAGAGATTACATGAAAAAATGGGTAAAAGACCATTTAAAATCTGACGGTACAGAATACGATTTGTATAGAGATGGTTTAAAAATTTATACTACTATCGATTCTAAGATGCAACAATATGCAGAGGAAGCGGTATACGAACATCTTAAAAATCTTCAAAAAGAATTTTTTAAAGGAAAGAAAGATCAAGAAAATGCTCCTTTTGTTGATATTACTCCAGAACAAACCCAAAACATTATGAACCAAGCAATGAAAAACTCAGAGCGTTGGCGTAAAATGGATTTGAATGGAAAAACAAAAGAAGAAATAATTAAGTCTTTTGATGTGCCTGCAAAAATGAAAATTTTTACATACGATGGTGAAAAAGATACCATTATGACACCAAAGGATTCCATTATTTACTATAAACATTTTCTACAAACTGGAATGATGGCAATGGAACCTCGTACAGGTCATATTAAGGCATGGGTTGGAGGTGTAAATTATAAATACTTCCAGTATGATCACGTAGGACAAGGTGCAAGACAAGTAGGTTCTACATTCAAACCTTTTGTTTATGCTACAGTAATTGAACAATTACAAATGTCACCATGTGATTCAATTATCGATAGTTATTTTACCATGCCAAAAGGGAGATGGGGAATTGATGCCGATTGGTCACCAAAAAATTCGGATGGCAATTATAGAGGAACCATTACATTACAAAAAGCATTAGCCAATTCGGTTAATACGGTTTCTGCAAAATTAATAGATCGAGTAGGACCACAAGCAGTAGTAGATATGGCAAAAGAATTAGGAATTACTTCAAAAATTCCAGTACAACCATCTATTGCTTTAGGGGCAGTTGATATAACTGTTGAAGAAATGGTGGGTGCCATGAGTACATTTGCCAATCAAGGGGTGTATGTTAAGCCTTCATTCATTATTAAAATTGAAGACAAAAATGGTGTAGTTTTAGATCAACCAATACCGGTTACTAAAGATGTGGTTAACAAAGATGTAGCTTTTGCAGTAGTTAAGTTAATGGAAGGGGTAACCCAATCAGGAACAGGTTCACGATTAAAATGGGGAGGAGCAGGATTCCGAAATTATGATTATAGTTTTGGTAATCCAATAGCTGGAAAAACAGGAACTTCTCAAAATAATTCTGATGGATGGTTTATAGGCATGGTTCCAAATTTAGCCACCGGAATTTGGGTAGGAAATGAAGATAGAGCCGCTCATTTTAAATCTACTCATTATGGACAAGGTGCAACAATGGCACTACCAATTTGGGGTATTTTTATGAAAAAATGTTATGCCGATAGTGATTTAGATGTATCAAAAGACCCATTTGAACGACCTGATGATTTAAAAATCAAGGTGGATTGTTGGACGCCTAAAAAAGTAGTAGATTCTACTGCTGTTCCAACAGATGAACCTGATATGAATGAATTTGGAATATAA
- a CDS encoding fumarate hydratase, with the protein MDFLYQDPYPILKDDTQYKKLTSDYVKVEQLGDREIVVVDPKGLELLAQEAMNDVSFMLRSAHLQKLRNIIEDPEATDNDRFVAYNLLQNAAVAVEGKLPSCQDTGTAIVVAKKGESVYTGVDDGEWLSKGIFNTYQNKNLRYSQIVPISMFEEKNSGSNLPAQIDIYSKKGNSYEFLFLAKGGGSANKTFLYQKTKSLLNEKSLDEFIRERIMDLGTAACPPYHLAIVIGGTSAEANLAAVKKASAGYYDNLPTSGNMAGQAFRDLEWEKRVQQICQESSIGAQFGGKYLTHDVRVIRLPRHAASCPVGMGVSCSADRNIKGKITKDGIFLEQLETNPGQFLPETAPHLEPAVEIDLNKPMKEVLGELSKYPIKTRLKLNGTLIVARDIAHAKIKELLDAGKPMPEYFKNHPVYYAGPAKTPDGMPSGSFGPTTAGRMDVYVDEFQAAGGSMIMLAKGNRSKDVMNACKKHGGFYLGSIGGPAAILAKENILSVEVVDFPELGMEAVRKIEVKDFPAFIITDDKGNDFFMNL; encoded by the coding sequence CCAAAAGGATTAGAGTTATTAGCGCAAGAAGCTATGAACGACGTTTCATTTATGTTGCGTTCGGCACATTTACAAAAACTAAGAAACATTATTGAAGACCCAGAAGCAACAGACAACGATCGTTTTGTGGCTTATAATTTATTACAAAATGCCGCGGTGGCAGTAGAAGGAAAATTGCCTTCTTGTCAAGATACTGGAACAGCTATTGTAGTTGCTAAAAAAGGAGAAAGTGTATACACCGGTGTTGATGATGGCGAATGGTTATCAAAAGGGATTTTTAACACCTACCAAAATAAAAACCTTCGTTACTCGCAAATTGTGCCGATTTCGATGTTTGAAGAAAAAAATTCGGGTTCAAACTTACCAGCTCAAATTGATATTTATTCCAAAAAAGGGAATTCGTATGAGTTTTTATTTTTAGCTAAAGGTGGTGGTTCTGCTAACAAAACGTTTTTATATCAAAAAACTAAATCCTTATTGAATGAAAAATCGCTAGATGAATTCATTCGTGAGCGCATTATGGATTTAGGAACAGCGGCTTGTCCTCCCTATCACTTAGCTATCGTTATCGGTGGAACTTCTGCGGAAGCGAATTTAGCAGCCGTGAAAAAAGCTTCTGCTGGTTATTATGACAATCTTCCAACTTCTGGAAACATGGCAGGTCAAGCTTTCCGTGATTTGGAATGGGAAAAACGTGTTCAGCAGATTTGTCAAGAAAGCTCTATTGGAGCCCAATTTGGCGGGAAATATTTAACACATGATGTTCGTGTAATTCGTTTACCTCGTCACGCAGCATCTTGTCCAGTGGGAATGGGAGTTTCTTGTTCGGCAGATAGAAATATCAAAGGAAAAATCACGAAAGACGGTATTTTCTTAGAGCAATTGGAAACGAATCCAGGTCAATTTTTACCTGAAACTGCTCCACATTTAGAGCCAGCGGTGGAAATTGATTTGAACAAACCAATGAAAGAAGTATTGGGAGAATTATCAAAATACCCAATCAAAACACGTTTGAAATTAAACGGAACTTTGATTGTAGCACGCGATATTGCTCATGCCAAAATCAAAGAATTATTAGATGCTGGAAAACCAATGCCAGAATATTTTAAAAATCACCCAGTATATTACGCAGGTCCTGCAAAAACTCCAGACGGAATGCCTTCAGGAAGTTTTGGTCCAACGACTGCTGGAAGAATGGACGTTTATGTAGACGAATTCCAAGCGGCTGGTGGAAGCATGATCATGTTGGCAAAAGGAAACCGAAGCAAAGACGTAATGAACGCTTGTAAAAAACACGGTGGATTCTATTTAGGTTCGATTGGTGGTCCTGCTGCAATTTTAGCAAAAGAAAACATCTTATCAGTTGAAGTTGTAGATTTCCCAGAATTAGGAATGGAAGCTGTGCGTAAAATTGAAGTAAAAGATTTCCCAGCGTTTATTATTACAGATGATAAAGGGAATGATTTCTTTATGAATCTTTAA
- a CDS encoding CoA transferase subunit A: MISRKVNNVKEALEGIQDGQTIMLGGFGLCGIPENSIAELVNKGVTNLTCISNNAGVDDFGLGLLLQKRQIKKMISSYVGENAEFERQMLSGELEVELTPQGTLAEKCRAAQAGIPAFFTPAGYGTEVAEGKEVREFNGKMHVLEHAFKADFSIVKAWKGDEAGNLIFKGTARNFNAPMAGAAKITIAEVEELVPAGTLDPNEIHIPGIMINRIFQGEKFEKRIEQRTVRQK, encoded by the coding sequence ATGATTTCTAGAAAAGTTAACAACGTTAAAGAGGCTTTAGAAGGCATTCAAGACGGACAAACCATCATGTTAGGTGGTTTTGGTCTTTGTGGAATTCCCGAAAACAGTATTGCCGAATTAGTAAATAAAGGAGTTACCAATTTAACTTGTATTTCCAATAATGCAGGTGTTGATGATTTCGGATTGGGATTATTATTACAAAAACGCCAAATCAAAAAAATGATTTCTTCTTATGTAGGAGAAAATGCTGAATTTGAAAGACAAATGCTTTCAGGTGAATTAGAAGTAGAACTAACACCACAAGGAACTTTAGCTGAAAAATGTCGTGCTGCTCAAGCAGGAATTCCAGCATTCTTTACTCCAGCAGGTTACGGAACAGAAGTAGCTGAAGGAAAAGAAGTTCGTGAATTTAACGGAAAAATGCATGTTTTAGAACATGCTTTCAAAGCCGATTTTTCAATTGTAAAAGCTTGGAAAGGTGACGAAGCAGGAAATTTAATCTTCAAAGGAACAGCCCGAAACTTTAATGCACCGATGGCTGGCGCAGCAAAAATCACAATTGCTGAGGTTGAAGAATTGGTACCAGCTGGAACTTTAGATCCAAATGAAATTCACATTCCAGGAATTATGATTAATCGTATTTTCCAGGGTGAGAAATTTGAGAAAAGAATTGAGCAAAGAACCGTTAGACAAAAATAA
- a CDS encoding PSP1 domain-containing protein: protein MACTNCSTGAKDGTPKGCNNNGTCGTDSCNKLSVFDWLSNMTLPGGQEPFDAAEIRFKNGRKEFFRNTEKLTLSIGDIVATEASPGHDIGIVTLTGELVKIQMKKKGENPDKELAKIYRKASQRDIDIWTEARNKEESVRMRAREIAIDLKLEMKISDVEFQGDGSKATFYYTANDRVDFRQLIKEFAQEFKIRIEMKQVGFRQEAARLGGIGSCGRELCCSTWLTDFRSVNTSAARYQQLSLNPQKLAGQCGKLKCCLNYELDTYLDALKGFPDMDTKLYTEKGDAYCQKVDIFKEIMWFAYANAPAQWLVLPVAKVKEIVALNKKKEKVAALEDYVVESTREVEKKFENVVGQDSLTRFDQPKKKSNNRNKKRKPTNFKNAPKKD from the coding sequence ATGGCATGTACAAACTGTTCCACGGGTGCTAAAGACGGCACACCAAAAGGATGTAATAATAACGGGACTTGCGGCACCGATAGCTGCAACAAACTTTCGGTTTTCGATTGGTTGTCAAATATGACGTTGCCGGGTGGTCAAGAACCATTTGATGCAGCTGAAATTCGTTTTAAAAACGGAAGAAAAGAATTTTTCAGAAATACTGAAAAGCTAACATTATCTATAGGAGATATTGTGGCTACTGAAGCTTCACCAGGGCACGATATCGGAATTGTGACTTTGACTGGCGAATTGGTAAAAATTCAAATGAAAAAGAAAGGCGAAAATCCGGATAAGGAATTGGCAAAAATCTACAGAAAAGCATCACAACGCGACATTGATATTTGGACAGAAGCTCGAAACAAAGAAGAATCGGTACGTATGCGTGCTAGAGAAATTGCAATTGATTTGAAATTGGAAATGAAAATTTCGGATGTAGAATTTCAAGGTGATGGTTCTAAAGCAACGTTTTATTACACTGCAAATGATCGAGTAGATTTCCGTCAATTGATTAAAGAATTTGCTCAAGAATTCAAGATTAGAATTGAAATGAAGCAAGTAGGATTTCGCCAAGAAGCCGCTCGTTTAGGAGGAATTGGTTCTTGTGGAAGAGAATTATGTTGTTCTACTTGGTTAACCGATTTTAGAAGTGTAAATACTTCGGCAGCGCGTTACCAACAATTATCATTAAATCCACAAAAACTAGCAGGTCAATGTGGAAAATTAAAATGCTGTTTAAATTATGAGTTAGATACTTATTTGGATGCTTTAAAAGGATTTCCCGATATGGATACAAAATTGTATACAGAAAAAGGAGATGCTTATTGCCAAAAAGTAGATATTTTTAAAGAAATTATGTGGTTTGCGTATGCTAATGCTCCCGCTCAATGGTTAGTATTACCTGTAGCAAAAGTTAAAGAAATAGTAGCTCTTAATAAAAAGAAAGAAAAAGTAGCAGCTTTAGAAGATTATGTAGTGGAGAGTACGCGCGAAGTTGAGAAAAAATTTGAAAACGTTGTGGGTCAAGATAGTTTAACACGTTTTGATCAACCTAAAAAGAAATCGAACAATAGAAATAAAAAAAGGAAACCAACAAATTTTAAAAATGCACCTAAAAAAGATTAA